A single genomic interval of Homo sapiens chromosome 15, GRCh38.p14 Primary Assembly harbors:
- the PIERCE2 gene encoding piercer of microtubule wall 2 protein codes for MTDRNRDKKSTSPSNSDTEMKSEQLPPCVNPGNPVFSCMLDPKTLQTATSLSKPQMIMYKTNSSHYGEFLPIPQFFPCNYTPKEQVFSSHIRATGFYQNNTLNTAPDRTRTLDFPNIQHTL; via the exons ATGACAGACCGCAACCGG GATAAGAAAAGTACTTCACCTTCAAATTCAGACACAGAAATGAAATCTGAACAACTGCCTCCTTGTGTGAACCCTGGCAATCCTGTGTTTTCATGTATGTTGGATCCAAAGACACTCCAGACAGCCACCTCACTATCAAAACCTCAAATGATTATGTATAAAACCAATTCAAGTCATTATGGTGAATTTCTACCTATTCCACAGTTTTTCCCCTGCAATTATACTCCAAAGGAGCAAGTATTTTCAAGCCATATCAGAGCaactggattttatcaaaataacACTCTAAATACTGCACCTGACAGAACCAGAACTCTTGATTTTCCTAATATTCAACACACTCtatga